The Ferrimicrobium sp. region CTTGGGCGGTCTCTCGACTTTTTGTTCCACTTACCCCTCGCGATCTGTACTATGGCCTCTTCCCGGTCGCCCCCGAGAGCGACGGACTATCGTGCCCGTCCCTTCCTTCTCACTTCTTCGACCCCCTTATAGTTCAAGATCTGACGCAGCTCATGAACAACCTCAACGAGATCAGTCTGTGCCTCCATCACTTCCGCGATCGGTTTATAGGCATCGGGGTGTTCGTCTAGAAGCGCCTCGGCACTTGGGGCATTCCAGCTCTTACCCGACATCTCGGCATTCAGCGACTCGACAGAGAGACTCCGACGCGCCTCCATCCTTGACAGGCGTCTGCCAGCGCCATGGGATGAACTCGTGTAGCTGGCTCTGCTACCTCGGCCACGGACAATATAGCTCTTGGCTCCCATCGAACCAGGGATAACGCCCAAGTCCCCGCTTCTCGCACGAATGGCACCCTTGCGCGTGAGCCAGACATCACGCCCATCATGATGCTCCATGACCGTGTAATTGTGGTGACAGTTGATCGCTGGTTCGGGTCGCAATGTGCGTCCAAGGAACCAAGCTACCTGGCGTACCACCTCATCCATCATCGCCTGACGATTCGCAAAGGCGTACTCCTGAGCCCAACGCATATCCTCGATATAGGCGTTGAATTCGTCGGTGCCTTCCACGAGATAGGCCAGATCAGGATCCTCGAGTTCAATAAAGTACTGGCGCATCAGCCCCTTGGCACACTCGATGTGTTGTGTAGCCCTAGCCATCAGA contains the following coding sequences:
- a CDS encoding RtcB family protein; its protein translation is MARATQHIECAKGLMRQYFIELEDPDLAYLVEGTDEFNAYIEDMRWAQEYAFANRQAMMDEVVRQVAWFLGRTLRPEPAINCHHNYTVMEHHDGRDVWLTRKGAIRARSGDLGVIPGSMGAKSYIVRGRGSRASYTSSSHGAGRRLSRMEARRSLSVESLNAEMSGKSWNAPSAEALLDEHPDAYKPIAEVMEAQTDLVEVVHELRQILNYKGVEEVRRKGRAR